The Fusarium falciforme chromosome 10, complete sequence DNA segment ACACCGTCGGCCGCTGCAGAGGGCTCCGACACGGCCAATGCCTCTGATGCGCCAGACAGCGACCTGAAGGATCAGGTTGCGtcgcccaagaagaagcgcgcGCACGACCAGCTCGAGGGCggcaaggaggccgaggacaaTGATGCGAACAGCGTTGCATCGACCGATTCTGCCAAGGACAGGGCCTCGCGACTAGAGCCCGAGAAGAAGCGTCCTCGCGATGAGGACTCCAACGACGCAGAGCCGGTATGCCGCCTCGAACGTCCCTTGAAGCGCGCCAGGCAGACCGCTGACTCTACACAGACCTCAACAGCTGCCTCGAGCCAAGAAGCGACCAAGGAGAACGAGGCCGGCAAGTCGCCAGCCAAGAATGCTCAACCACAAACCTCTGCCAGCGCCTTTGCCGCCTCCGGCTTTGGCAAGCTGTCCTCTGGATCATCGCCGTTCgccagcctcggcggctCTCAGGGCGGCAGCGTATTtggctctgctgctgctggcaagCCCTCGCTTAGCTCATTTGCGTCCCCGGCTCCGTCCACGGATGCGCAGCCCCCCGCCGCACCGAAGTTGACCTTTGGCAGCACCAGCGGCGCATCGCCCTTTGCCGGTCTCTCTTCTGGTACTAATGGTTTTGGAAGCGCATTCGGCTCGAGCGCCTTTGGATCTGCCCTGGGAGGTGCCAAACCCCTCTCGAGTTTCGCAGCCCCTGGAAAGGAACCTCTTAAGAGCGAGAAGCCTGCCAAGCCGTTTGGTGCTCCCGacagcagcgacgacgaagaagaggacggtgatgaggatggcgatgagaatGAGCCCCAAGAGGTTGAGCGCGCCCTGTCCCCAGAGAAGGATTccgacgagaagaggaagctcaAGCTTCAGAAGGGTGGGTATTTATCGTTCATAACGCCAAGCTTGATGCTGACAATAACTAGTCGAGGTGAACGATggcgaggacggcgaggCTACGATCATATCTGTGAGAGCCAAGATGTTCTATCACGACAAGGAAGCAGGCTGGAAGGAGCGTGGAGCAGGCATGTTGAAGATCAACGTACCCCAAGCCTGTGTCGAGTATGATGACAACGGTGCCGTCGTCCCGGGATCATTTGATGCTTCTGCGCTAGAAGTCGATGACCCAGAAAGCGCAAGCACCCACGGGCACAAGGTTGCTCGTCTTATTATGAGGCAGGATCAGACTCACCGAGTCATTCTCAACACGGCGCTTGTTGCAGCCATGAAGTTCCAAGAGAAGGCTTCGCTGAAGTCAGTTGGAATTCTCTTTACTGCCTTTGAAGGTGAGCAGGCAAAGCCTGTGAGCATTACCATGCGGGTGAGTAGCAATGGCCTGACTTCGTTTCTGTGCTGCGATGCTGACATTCTACTGCTCAGATGACTGCTGCCAATGCTAAGGGCTTTATGAATGAGATCGGCGTCATCCAAAGGGAACTCCGGAGCAGCTAGAGGCTGCGACAGGATATATTCTCGGACACCACGCCGAGCCCATAATGATGCAACGTCCGGTCACCCAGCCCATGCGGGTTCGCGAACAAAGATTTGTATGGATGACGGCAGGGACAGGCAGGCTAGACGCCGATGCTGGAGCAATTGGCAGGGCAATCATCAGCCTGAAAGGATACAGGGCACCGCCCGGCTTGGAACAGACGTGCTGTGCAAGGGAACAAGGGATTTGCTTGCGCTACACTTCAGCTTGGTAACCGGAATCATGGATAGAATTGTGTAATCATAGCTGGGAGCATTGCTGGACCATATGGGAGCTATAGTACAACTCCCGGGCGTAGAAACAGACGAACGGGAGGGGAAACGCAGCCGTGTGCTGGTCATGCAGTCGTATTCACAATATAAATGCAGTTTGTATCTGACCAAGGTTGTCGACCGATCGAGTTCAGTCTAAGAAGAGGTCATTTATCACCTAATGAGGCACTATTGGCCTTGCTACATGCCTGCCAATATTCGTTGCAATTGAAGTTGAATCAACCGCACGTGATTTGGTGTTGATTCCGCGAATGGCTGGGTCCGGATGACGTCGCCACTTTCACGTCTCACGTTCTCCTTTTAGGACGACTCCAAACAAGGCACTATTGATTAGCAGAGCTTCCACATATCACTTCCTAAACACCAGTGATGATACCCCATTTTTTTACAACATGACAGACTCCCCTGAGCCTGGCATGGCTGACAGGCCTCCTCCTTCGTCGAGTAGGGGGAAACGAAAGCGTGAGCCTGAACGGGAACCTGGCGATGAGAGCTCAGCTGCAAGTGAATCGAGCGGATCAGGGTCTAAACGAGGCGCCAAAGGAGGTAAAGGAAAGCCGGGTCTCAAGAAGCAAGCCAGCAATGTCGTGGTGCCCTGTGTCATGGAATGGCCAGAACCGTTCAAGCAACTAGAGCGGACACATCGCGCGCTCAACCTTGTGTATACCTTTTGCACCACACGAAAACACCTCG contains these protein-coding regions:
- a CDS encoding RanBD1 domain-containing protein — its product is MADDAPDASPKNEPLNIETKEDAETRAARRELKQSSISDTTPSAAAEGSDTANASDAPDSDLKDQVASPKKKRAHDQLEGGKEAEDNDANSVASTDSAKDRASRLEPEKKRPRDEDSNDAEPTSTAASSQEATKENEAGKSPAKNAQPQTSASAFAASGFGKLSSGSSPFASLGGSQGGSVFGSAAAGKPSLSSFASPAPSTDAQPPAAPKLTFGSTSGASPFAGLSSGTNGFGSAFGSSAFGSALGGAKPLSSFAAPGKEPLKSEKPAKPFGAPDSSDDEEEDGDEDGDENEPQEVERALSPEKDSDEKRKLKLQKVEVNDGEDGEATIISVRAKMFYHDKEAGWKERGAGMLKINVPQACVEYDDNGAVVPGSFDASALEVDDPESASTHGHKVARLIMRQDQTHRVILNTALVAAMKFQEKASLKSVGILFTAFEGEQAKPVSITMRMTAANAKGFMNEIGVIQRELRSS